In one window of Protaetiibacter larvae DNA:
- a CDS encoding bifunctional 2-methylcitrate synthase/citrate synthase produces the protein MSDIKKGLAGVIVDVTAISKVNPETNSLLYRGYPVQELAANCTFEEVAYLLWHGELPTPVQLEEFQAFERAHRALSPVAKHAIDLLPVEAHPMDVVRTAVSAYGAADPTVADASPEAQLDQAKRLFAQLPAIVAYIQRRLRDEELVEPRDDLGYSANFLHMTFGEVPELVVVNAFDVSMILYAEHSFNASTFTARVVTSTLADLYSAVTAAIGALKGPLHGGANEAVMHTFDEIVFADRAEGWLDEALAAKRKIMGFGHRVYKNGDSRVPTMKAALDTLLVEFDRPDLGELYEALEKAMDDRKGIKPNLDYPSGPAYHLIGFDTELFTPLFVAARVTGWTAHIREQAAANALIRPLSEYVGPEERHLD, from the coding sequence ATGAGCGACATCAAGAAGGGGCTTGCGGGCGTCATCGTCGACGTGACCGCGATCTCCAAGGTCAATCCCGAGACGAACTCGCTGCTCTACCGCGGCTACCCGGTGCAGGAGCTGGCCGCGAACTGCACCTTCGAAGAGGTCGCCTACCTGCTGTGGCACGGCGAGCTGCCGACCCCCGTGCAGCTCGAGGAGTTCCAGGCCTTCGAGCGCGCGCACCGGGCACTGTCGCCCGTGGCCAAGCACGCGATCGACCTGCTGCCCGTCGAGGCCCACCCGATGGATGTCGTGCGCACCGCCGTGTCCGCGTACGGCGCCGCCGATCCGACAGTCGCGGACGCCTCGCCCGAGGCACAGCTCGACCAGGCGAAGCGCCTTTTCGCCCAGCTGCCGGCGATCGTCGCCTACATCCAGCGCCGACTGCGCGACGAGGAGCTCGTGGAACCGCGTGACGACCTCGGCTATTCGGCGAACTTCCTGCACATGACCTTCGGCGAGGTCCCGGAGCTCGTCGTCGTGAACGCATTCGACGTCTCGATGATCCTGTACGCGGAGCACTCCTTCAACGCGTCCACCTTCACGGCGCGCGTTGTCACCTCCACCCTCGCCGACCTGTACTCCGCCGTCACCGCGGCGATCGGCGCGCTCAAGGGCCCGCTCCACGGGGGAGCGAACGAGGCCGTCATGCACACCTTCGACGAGATCGTCTTCGCCGACCGTGCGGAGGGCTGGCTCGACGAGGCGCTCGCCGCCAAGCGCAAGATCATGGGATTCGGCCACCGGGTCTACAAGAACGGCGACTCGCGTGTGCCGACCATGAAGGCGGCGCTCGACACCCTGCTCGTCGAGTTCGACCGACCCGACCTGGGGGAGCTGTACGAGGCGCTCGAGAAGGCGATGGACGACCGCAAGGGCATCAAGCCGAACCTCGACTACCCCTCGGGGCCCGCGTACCACCTCATCGGGTTCGACACCGAGCTGTTCACCCCCCTGTTCGTGGCGGCGCGGGTCACCGGATGGACCGCGCACATCCGCGAGCAGGCGGCGGCCAACGCGCTCATCCGTCCGCTCTCCGAGTACGTCGGGCCCGAGGAGCGCCACCTCGACTAG
- the prpB gene encoding methylisocitrate lyase, producing MLHSTITPSAKRAAFRARLASGELVRMPGAFNPLSAKLIEEKGFEGVYISGAVLSADLGLPDIGLTTLSEVAGRSAQIARVTDLPALVDADTGFGEPMNVARTVQILEDAGVAGLHLEDQVNPKRCGHLDGKQVVDEQTALKRIRAAVEARRDPDFLIMARTDIRGIDGLEAAKDRAKALVDAGADAIFPEAMADLAEFAAIRAAVDVPVLANMTEFGKSELFTTQQLADVGVNIVIFPVSLLRLAMGAAERGLDTILAEGSLTSRVPEMQTRARLYELVDYAGYSSFDADIYTFDLRNNHN from the coding sequence ATGCTGCACTCGACCATCACCCCATCCGCCAAGCGCGCCGCCTTCCGCGCCCGACTCGCCTCGGGCGAGCTCGTGCGGATGCCGGGCGCCTTCAACCCGCTCTCGGCGAAGCTCATCGAGGAGAAGGGCTTCGAGGGCGTCTACATCTCGGGTGCCGTGCTCTCGGCCGATCTGGGGCTGCCCGACATCGGCCTCACGACGCTCAGCGAGGTCGCCGGCCGCTCCGCCCAGATCGCCCGGGTGACCGATCTGCCGGCGCTCGTCGATGCCGACACGGGCTTCGGCGAGCCGATGAACGTGGCGCGCACGGTGCAGATCCTCGAGGATGCCGGCGTCGCGGGGCTGCACCTCGAGGACCAGGTGAATCCGAAGCGCTGCGGCCATCTCGACGGCAAGCAGGTGGTCGACGAGCAGACCGCGCTCAAGCGCATCCGGGCCGCCGTCGAGGCGCGTCGCGACCCCGACTTCCTCATCATGGCGCGCACCGACATCCGGGGCATCGACGGCCTCGAGGCCGCGAAGGATCGCGCCAAGGCGCTCGTGGATGCCGGCGCCGACGCGATCTTCCCGGAGGCGATGGCCGACCTCGCCGAGTTCGCCGCCATCCGGGCCGCCGTCGACGTGCCCGTGCTCGCCAACATGACCGAGTTCGGCAAGAGCGAGCTGTTCACGACGCAGCAGCTCGCCGACGTGGGCGTCAACATCGTGATCTTCCCGGTGAGCCTGCTGCGGCTCGCGATGGGGGCGGCCGAGCGCGGGCTCGACACGATCCTCGCCGAAGGATCTCTCACCTCGCGGGTGCCCGAGATGCAGACCCGTGCGAGGCTGTACGAGCTGGTCGACTACGCCGGCTACTCGTCCTTCGACGCCGACATCTACACCTTCGACCTCCGCAACAACCACAACTGA
- a CDS encoding MmgE/PrpD family protein: MKLHTVRTHRSDEALAREDELAWKIAQVAVDPVAVEPAVSEMIVNRVIDNAAVAVASLSRGPVVAARGQAEARPQHAPRGGRAGSRVFGIDGAFEPEWAAWANGVAVRELDYHDTFLAAEYSHPGDNIPPILAVAQHAGADGAALVRGIATGYEIQMDLVRAISLHAHKIDHVAHLGPSAAAGIGTLLGLAPETISQAIGQALHTTTATRQSRKGQISTWKAHAPAFAGKMAVEAVDRAIRGQTSPAPIWEGEDGVIAWLLDGPDARYEVPLPEAGEPKRAILDSYTKEHSAEYQAQAWIDLARRLGAAHPELRNPDAVAGIVLHTSHHTHYVIGSGANDPQKYDPAASRETLDHSIPYIFTVALQDGAWDHVASYAPERAGRPDTVALWHKVTTAEDAEWTRRYHSEDPAEKAFGGRVEIRLADGSRIVDEIAVADAHPLGARPFARPDYVRKFRTLAAGVLAEAEIARFLDLAERLPELSAAEVAQLNVTAAGLPTAPEGLF; encoded by the coding sequence ATGAAGCTGCACACCGTCCGCACCCACCGCAGCGACGAGGCGCTCGCCCGGGAGGACGAGCTCGCCTGGAAGATCGCACAGGTGGCCGTCGACCCGGTGGCGGTGGAGCCCGCGGTGAGCGAGATGATCGTGAACCGCGTCATCGACAACGCGGCCGTCGCGGTCGCGTCGCTCTCCCGCGGTCCCGTCGTCGCAGCGCGCGGCCAGGCCGAGGCGCGGCCGCAGCACGCCCCGCGCGGGGGTCGCGCCGGATCGCGGGTGTTCGGCATCGACGGCGCCTTCGAGCCCGAGTGGGCGGCCTGGGCCAACGGCGTCGCCGTCCGTGAGCTCGACTACCACGACACCTTCCTGGCCGCCGAGTACTCGCATCCCGGCGACAACATCCCGCCCATCCTGGCGGTCGCGCAGCATGCGGGCGCGGACGGGGCGGCACTCGTGCGCGGCATCGCGACGGGCTACGAGATCCAGATGGATCTCGTGCGCGCCATCAGCCTGCACGCCCACAAGATCGACCACGTCGCCCACCTCGGCCCCTCCGCCGCGGCGGGCATCGGCACCCTGCTCGGCCTCGCGCCCGAGACGATCTCCCAGGCGATCGGCCAGGCGCTGCACACCACGACCGCCACGCGGCAGTCGCGCAAGGGCCAGATCTCCACCTGGAAGGCGCACGCGCCGGCCTTCGCGGGCAAGATGGCGGTCGAGGCGGTCGACCGGGCGATCCGCGGCCAGACCTCGCCGGCGCCGATCTGGGAGGGCGAGGACGGCGTGATCGCCTGGCTGCTCGACGGCCCCGACGCCCGCTACGAGGTGCCGCTGCCGGAGGCGGGGGAGCCCAAGCGCGCCATCCTCGACAGCTATACCAAGGAGCACTCGGCCGAGTACCAGGCGCAGGCCTGGATCGACCTCGCCCGGCGGCTCGGCGCCGCGCATCCCGAGCTGCGGAACCCGGATGCCGTGGCGGGGATCGTGCTGCACACGAGTCACCACACGCACTACGTGATCGGCTCGGGTGCGAACGATCCGCAGAAGTACGACCCCGCCGCGAGCCGCGAGACGCTCGACCACTCGATCCCCTACATCTTCACGGTCGCGCTGCAGGACGGTGCCTGGGACCATGTGGCCTCCTACGCGCCCGAGCGCGCCGGCCGCCCCGACACCGTCGCCCTCTGGCACAAGGTGACCACCGCGGAGGACGCCGAGTGGACCCGCCGCTACCACTCGGAGGACCCGGCCGAGAAGGCCTTCGGCGGACGCGTCGAGATCCGGCTCGCAGACGGGTCGCGGATCGTCGACGAGATCGCCGTGGCGGACGCCCATCCGCTCGGCGCCCGCCCCTTCGCGCGCCCGGACTACGTGCGCAAGTTCCGCACGCTCGCCGCCGGAGTGCTCGCGGAAGCGGAGATCGCGCGCTTCCTCGACCTTGCCGAGCGACTGCCCGAGCTGAGCGCGGCCGAGGTGGCTCAACTCAATGTGACCGCGGCCGGGCTGCCGACCGCCCCGGAAGGACTGTTCTGA
- a CDS encoding NADPH-dependent F420 reductase produces the protein MTSISIIGIGNMGGAITGIAARSGAQVQVIARDLEKATALAGDTGATAAELGAALTGDIVVLALPFDAIAGVLDIYREQLDGKVVVDITNPVDFATFDGLVVPADGSAASVIAEQVPGAHVVKAFNTNFASTLATGVVGGKATTVLVAGDEQAAKDAVIDFVRAGGLNAEDAGSLKRARELEGLGFLQITLAAGEKIGWTGGFAVAK, from the coding sequence ATGACCTCGATCAGCATCATCGGCATCGGCAACATGGGGGGCGCCATCACGGGCATCGCGGCGCGTAGCGGCGCGCAGGTGCAGGTGATCGCACGCGACCTCGAGAAGGCGACCGCACTCGCGGGCGACACCGGCGCGACCGCCGCCGAACTCGGCGCCGCGCTCACGGGCGACATCGTCGTGCTCGCGCTGCCGTTCGACGCCATCGCGGGTGTGCTCGACATCTACCGCGAGCAGCTCGACGGCAAGGTCGTCGTCGACATCACCAACCCGGTCGACTTCGCGACCTTCGACGGCCTCGTCGTGCCCGCGGACGGCTCGGCCGCATCCGTCATCGCCGAGCAGGTTCCCGGTGCCCACGTCGTGAAGGCGTTCAACACCAACTTCGCCTCCACGCTCGCCACCGGCGTGGTCGGTGGAAAGGCGACGACCGTGCTCGTGGCGGGCGACGAGCAGGCCGCCAAGGACGCCGTCATCGACTTCGTGCGCGCCGGCGGCCTGAACGCCGAGGACGCCGGATCGCTCAAGCGCGCCCGTGAGCTCGAGGGCCTCGGCTTCCTGCAGATCACGCTCGCCGCGGGCGAGAAGATCGGCTGGACGGGCGGCTTCGCCGTCGCGAAGTAG
- a CDS encoding MarR family winged helix-turn-helix transcriptional regulator has translation MTRLVPRLDAEESAAWLSLVALLELLPSALDSQLQRDSELTHFEFAVLSFLRFSPDATLRMSDLAAGTNATLPRLSHVVSRLEKRGLVRRSPCAEDRRATNATLTDEGRRELIRATPGHIALVRQVVIEPLSREQLAQLADIATTIGRALDPEQRFTTLMDASPRP, from the coding sequence ATGACCCGACTCGTGCCCCGCCTCGACGCCGAGGAATCGGCGGCCTGGCTCTCCCTCGTGGCGCTGCTCGAGCTGCTGCCGAGCGCCCTCGACTCCCAACTGCAGCGCGACTCCGAGCTCACCCACTTCGAGTTCGCCGTGCTCTCCTTCCTCCGGTTCTCCCCCGACGCCACCCTGCGGATGTCGGACCTCGCCGCGGGCACCAACGCGACCCTCCCGCGGCTCTCCCATGTGGTCTCGCGCCTCGAGAAGCGCGGTCTCGTGCGGCGCAGCCCCTGCGCGGAGGATCGCCGCGCGACCAACGCGACCCTCACCGATGAGGGGCGCCGCGAGCTGATCCGAGCCACCCCCGGGCACATCGCGCTCGTGCGGCAGGTGGTCATCGAGCCGCTCAGCCGCGAACAGCTCGCCCAGCTCGCCGACATCGCGACCACGATCGGCCGCGCTCTCGACCCCGAGCAGCGCTTCACCACCCTCATGGATGCGTCCCCTCGTCCCTGA
- a CDS encoding helicase HerA-like domain-containing protein — MTDTDDAVEAARKALEDAQAALAAAQAAAQAAAETAAEAQATAQAEAEAGAEAEADAAAAPPAAPAPAVTSPPAPAPAGPLDQAAVDAIRAGYAFDAPALEMGALVNGDALADVPIRIPLSMVNRHGLVAGATGTGKTKTLQVLAEQLSAAGVPVFAADIKGDLSGIASPGESNPKLLDRTSRIGQAWSGHASPTALYALGGDGIGIPIRASVEGFGATMLAKVLGLNQTQESSLGLVFHYANQQHLPLVTLDDLRAVLQHLTSASGKAELENLGGLSKATAGVILRELVAFAEQGADVFFGLPQIDTADFFRTDASDGTVRGVVSLLEVRSQLGRPELFSTFLMWLLTRLYESLPEVGDVDKPKLVFFFDEAHLLFRDASEDFLAVVTQTVRLIRSRGVGIFFVTQTPKDVPSDVLAQLGSRIQHQLRAHTPDDAKALKSTVSTYPNSAYALGEVLTTLAIGEAIVTVMNEKGAPTPVAWTRLRAPEGSMEPTPDATLQAAVAASPLTAKYAATPQTGAAEIIAQRTAAAAAAAGVPVGGAPASGSIDAQLARAQKKAEQDAARAAKAAEQAAAREAREQKRAQERMQKEVVSGGLRIARDVINGLFRRR; from the coding sequence ATGACGGACACCGACGACGCGGTCGAGGCGGCACGCAAGGCTCTGGAGGATGCACAGGCGGCGCTTGCCGCGGCGCAGGCCGCGGCGCAGGCGGCCGCCGAGACCGCCGCCGAGGCACAGGCCACCGCGCAGGCCGAGGCAGAGGCCGGGGCAGAGGCCGAGGCGGACGCCGCGGCTGCCCCGCCGGCGGCCCCCGCGCCCGCGGTCACGTCGCCGCCCGCGCCAGCGCCGGCCGGCCCGCTCGATCAGGCGGCCGTCGACGCCATCCGCGCCGGCTACGCCTTCGACGCGCCCGCACTCGAGATGGGCGCGCTCGTGAACGGCGACGCGCTCGCCGACGTGCCCATCCGCATCCCGCTCTCGATGGTGAACCGTCACGGGCTCGTCGCGGGCGCGACCGGCACGGGCAAGACGAAGACCCTGCAGGTGCTCGCCGAGCAGCTGAGCGCCGCGGGGGTGCCGGTGTTCGCCGCCGACATCAAGGGCGACCTCTCCGGCATCGCGAGCCCCGGCGAGTCCAACCCGAAGCTGCTCGATCGTACGAGCCGCATCGGCCAGGCCTGGAGCGGGCACGCCTCCCCCACCGCGCTCTACGCGCTCGGCGGCGACGGCATCGGCATCCCGATCCGGGCGAGCGTCGAGGGCTTCGGCGCGACCATGCTCGCCAAAGTGCTGGGTCTCAACCAGACGCAGGAGTCGAGCCTCGGTCTCGTGTTCCACTACGCGAACCAGCAGCACCTGCCGCTCGTCACCCTCGACGACCTCCGCGCGGTGCTGCAGCACCTCACGAGCGCGTCCGGCAAGGCCGAGCTCGAGAACCTGGGCGGCCTCTCGAAGGCGACCGCGGGGGTGATCCTGCGCGAACTCGTCGCCTTCGCCGAGCAGGGGGCGGACGTCTTCTTCGGGCTTCCGCAGATCGACACCGCGGACTTCTTCCGCACCGACGCCTCGGATGGCACGGTGCGCGGCGTCGTGAGCCTGCTGGAGGTGCGCAGCCAACTGGGCCGACCGGAACTGTTCTCGACCTTCCTCATGTGGCTGCTCACCCGGCTCTACGAGTCGCTGCCCGAGGTGGGGGACGTCGACAAGCCCAAGCTCGTGTTCTTCTTCGACGAGGCGCACCTGCTGTTCCGCGACGCGAGCGAGGACTTCCTCGCGGTCGTCACCCAGACCGTGCGCCTCATCCGTTCGCGCGGCGTCGGCATCTTCTTCGTCACGCAAACCCCCAAGGATGTGCCGAGCGATGTGCTCGCACAGCTCGGCAGTCGCATCCAGCATCAGCTGCGCGCCCACACCCCGGACGATGCGAAGGCGCTCAAGTCGACGGTGTCGACCTACCCGAACTCGGCGTACGCGCTCGGCGAGGTGCTCACGACCCTCGCGATCGGTGAGGCGATCGTGACGGTCATGAACGAGAAGGGCGCACCCACGCCGGTCGCCTGGACGCGACTGCGCGCGCCGGAGGGATCCATGGAGCCCACCCCGGACGCCACCCTGCAGGCCGCCGTCGCCGCGTCGCCGCTCACCGCGAAGTACGCCGCGACACCGCAGACCGGTGCGGCGGAGATCATCGCCCAGCGCACGGCGGCCGCCGCCGCGGCCGCGGGCGTCCCGGTGGGGGGTGCGCCGGCATCCGGCAGCATCGACGCCCAGCTCGCGCGCGCCCAGAAGAAGGCGGAGCAGGATGCTGCGCGCGCCGCGAAGGCGGCCGAGCAGGCGGCGGCCCGCGAGGCGCGCGAGCAGAAGCGTGCGCAGGAGCGGATGCAGAAGGAGGTCGTCTCGGGTGGTCTGCGGATCGCCCGCGACGTGATCAACGGGCTGTTCCGCCGCCGCTGA
- a CDS encoding SIMPL domain-containing protein: MSTLITVQGSFSAWYPAERATVRISIGFDGATRDTVLGSATATAKTVVDSVTAIHDPDSGPVTWWSSDRVRVWADRPWNNEGKQLPLVHHATIGVTVKFKDFDALADWLIETAAVSGVQVNGIEWALTESKRTSVTTEVRSRAVKDAADKARVFAQAIGLGQLTAVAIADPGMLGVSGVAPLPAPPLLRAAAFKTADNGANALDFTPEDIEVSAAVDARFEAS; the protein is encoded by the coding sequence ATGTCGACCCTCATCACCGTGCAGGGCAGCTTCAGCGCCTGGTACCCCGCAGAGCGCGCCACCGTCCGGATCTCGATCGGATTCGACGGGGCCACGCGCGACACCGTGCTCGGCTCGGCGACCGCCACCGCGAAGACGGTCGTCGACTCGGTGACGGCCATCCATGATCCCGATTCGGGACCCGTCACCTGGTGGTCCTCGGACCGGGTGCGGGTGTGGGCCGACCGCCCGTGGAACAACGAGGGCAAGCAGCTTCCGCTCGTGCACCACGCCACGATCGGGGTGACGGTCAAGTTCAAGGATTTCGACGCGCTCGCGGACTGGCTCATCGAGACCGCGGCCGTCTCCGGGGTTCAGGTGAACGGGATCGAGTGGGCGCTCACCGAGTCGAAGCGCACCTCGGTCACCACGGAGGTGCGCTCACGCGCGGTGAAGGATGCCGCCGACAAGGCGCGCGTGTTCGCGCAGGCGATCGGGCTCGGTCAGCTGACGGCGGTCGCGATCGCCGATCCGGGGATGCTGGGGGTGAGCGGCGTCGCCCCGCTCCCCGCCCCACCCCTGCTGCGCGCCGCGGCGTTCAAGACGGCCGACAACGGCGCCAACGCACTCGATTTCACGCCGGAGGACATCGAGGTGTCGGCCGCCGTCGACGCCCGCTTCGAGGCGAGCTGA
- the smpB gene encoding SsrA-binding protein SmpB, giving the protein MPKEQGEKVVATNRKARHDYTIEDTYEAGIVLSGTEVKSLRQGRASLVDGYAYIDGGELWLDAVHIPEYTEGTWTNHAPRRKRKLLLHKAQIIKISHRTKEGGYTLVPLSIYFKDGRAKVELAVAKGKREYDKRQALRERQDKREADRAMSSRRHLGE; this is encoded by the coding sequence ATGCCCAAGGAACAGGGCGAGAAGGTCGTGGCGACCAACCGCAAGGCGCGCCATGACTACACGATCGAGGACACCTACGAGGCGGGCATCGTGCTCTCCGGTACCGAGGTGAAGTCGCTGCGGCAAGGCCGCGCCTCCCTCGTGGACGGCTACGCCTACATCGACGGCGGGGAGCTCTGGCTCGACGCCGTGCACATCCCGGAGTACACCGAGGGCACCTGGACCAACCATGCCCCGCGCCGCAAGCGCAAGCTCCTGCTGCACAAGGCTCAGATCATCAAGATCAGCCACCGCACCAAGGAGGGCGGCTACACGCTCGTGCCGCTGTCGATCTACTTCAAGGACGGCCGCGCCAAGGTCGAGCTCGCGGTCGCCAAGGGCAAGCGCGAGTACGACAAGCGTCAGGCGCTGCGGGAGCGGCAGGACAAGCGCGAGGCGGATCGCGCGATGTCGAGCCGCCGGCACCTCGGCGAGTAG
- the ftsX gene encoding permease-like cell division protein FtsX has protein sequence MRFGLILSEVGQGFRRNLSMVVSVILVTFISLTFFGAAILLQLQIGQMKGYWYERAEVTIYMCVASSPEPNCAETAATQDEIDAVRDKLENGALAPYVQQVTFEDAEVAFQNFLDEFAGTSLVEIATVDMFGADFRVKLVDPAQSEVISDGVTGMPGVEEVRDQRALLQPIFDVMSAASYTAVGIAALMLVAAVLLISTTIRLSAFSRRRELAIMRLVGASNRFIETPFILEGVLAAVIGSLLASGAVIAIVQFFVHGYLAETITDYSFVGIQDALLVAPILVGVGALLAALSASVAIRRYLKA, from the coding sequence ATGAGGTTCGGACTCATCCTCTCCGAGGTCGGGCAGGGCTTCCGTCGCAACCTCTCGATGGTCGTCTCGGTCATCCTGGTGACGTTCATCTCGCTCACCTTCTTCGGCGCGGCGATCCTGCTGCAGCTGCAGATCGGGCAGATGAAGGGGTACTGGTACGAACGTGCCGAGGTGACCATCTACATGTGCGTCGCCTCGTCGCCCGAGCCCAACTGCGCCGAGACCGCCGCGACCCAGGACGAGATCGACGCGGTCCGCGACAAGCTCGAGAACGGCGCGCTCGCGCCGTACGTGCAACAGGTGACGTTCGAGGATGCGGAGGTCGCGTTCCAGAACTTCCTCGACGAGTTCGCGGGCACCTCGCTCGTCGAGATCGCGACCGTCGACATGTTCGGCGCGGACTTCCGAGTGAAGCTCGTCGACCCCGCGCAGTCCGAGGTGATCAGCGACGGGGTCACCGGGATGCCGGGGGTCGAGGAGGTGCGGGATCAGCGCGCCCTGCTGCAGCCGATCTTCGACGTCATGAGCGCGGCGAGCTACACGGCCGTCGGCATCGCGGCACTCATGCTCGTGGCGGCGGTGCTGCTCATCTCGACCACGATCCGGCTGTCGGCGTTCTCGCGGCGACGCGAGCTCGCGATCATGCGCCTCGTCGGGGCGTCGAACCGGTTCATCGAGACACCGTTCATCCTCGAGGGCGTGCTCGCGGCCGTCATCGGATCGCTGCTGGCGAGCGGGGCGGTCATCGCGATCGTGCAGTTCTTCGTGCACGGCTACCTCGCCGAGACCATCACCGACTACTCCTTCGTGGGCATCCAGGACGCGCTGCTCGTCGCCCCGATCCTGGTCGGCGTGGGCGCTCTGCTGGCGGCGCTCTCCGCGAGCGTCGCCATCCGCCGCTACCTCAAGGCGTAG
- the ftsE gene encoding cell division ATP-binding protein FtsE — protein MIRFDQVTKTYSGATRPALNSVSLEVLKGEFVFLVGASGSGKSSFLRLILKEERPTKGKIHVLGHDLTTLANRKVPYFRRSLGVVFQDFRLLPTKTVFDNVAFTLQVIGKSKGFIQEAVPDVLKMVGLAGKAGRLPHELSGGEQQRVAIARAIVNKPAILLADEPTGNLDPATSAGIMTLLATINANGTTVLMATHDSGIVDTMKRRVIELVGGQVVRDERAGGYQTQAIPVQRQREEEQALFAQALDADAEAELPSWAAVPAATAAVPAAAAPPVAPATPAAPAPLRAVYERPAVVTQTAPPAVAPTASAPPVPPPLVEPEGRS, from the coding sequence ATGATCCGATTCGACCAGGTGACGAAGACCTACTCCGGTGCGACGCGTCCCGCACTCAACTCCGTGAGCCTCGAGGTGCTCAAGGGGGAGTTCGTCTTCCTCGTCGGCGCCTCCGGTTCCGGCAAATCCAGCTTCCTGCGGCTGATCCTCAAGGAGGAGCGGCCCACCAAGGGCAAGATCCACGTGCTGGGCCACGACCTCACGACCCTCGCCAACCGCAAGGTGCCGTACTTCCGCCGCAGTCTCGGCGTCGTGTTCCAGGACTTCCGGCTGCTGCCGACGAAGACCGTCTTCGACAACGTCGCCTTCACCCTGCAGGTGATCGGCAAGTCGAAGGGCTTCATCCAGGAGGCCGTGCCCGACGTTCTCAAGATGGTGGGCCTCGCGGGCAAGGCGGGGCGCCTCCCGCACGAGCTCTCCGGCGGTGAGCAGCAGCGCGTCGCCATCGCGCGCGCGATCGTCAACAAGCCGGCCATCCTGCTCGCCGACGAGCCGACCGGCAACCTCGACCCGGCGACGAGCGCCGGCATCATGACGCTGCTCGCGACGATCAACGCCAACGGCACGACTGTGCTCATGGCCACCCACGACTCCGGCATCGTCGACACCATGAAGCGTCGCGTGATCGAGCTCGTCGGCGGCCAGGTGGTGCGCGACGAACGGGCCGGCGGATACCAGACGCAGGCGATCCCGGTGCAGCGGCAGCGCGAAGAGGAGCAGGCGCTCTTCGCCCAGGCGCTCGATGCGGATGCCGAGGCCGAGCTGCCCTCGTGGGCGGCGGTCCCGGCGGCAACCGCGGCCGTGCCCGCGGCGGCGGCACCCCCCGTCGCCCCGGCCACCCCGGCCGCACCGGCGCCGCTGCGCGCCGTGTACGAGCGTCCCGCCGTGGTCACCCAGACCGCACCCCCCGCCGTCGCGCCGACCGCATCCGCTCCGCCCGTCCCGCCGCCGCTCGTGGAGCCGGAGGGTCGCTCATGA